A genome region from Etheostoma cragini isolate CJK2018 chromosome 4, CSU_Ecrag_1.0, whole genome shotgun sequence includes the following:
- the LOC117943924 gene encoding protein unc-119 homolog B-like isoform X2 gives MSGTKARSDTPVAENVSGGGHSTAAPSRDRKPGGGVLKRLKSRRSQVDSRPVTEEDLRTQSGHITPEDVLGLRVATRGYLCKPEDNIYNIDFVRFKIRDLETGTVLFEIAKPPHTDDEENREADACAGRFVRYQFTPAFLRLRTVGATVEFTVGNRPLNNFRMIERHYFRDHLLKSFDFDFGFCIPNSRNTCEHIYEFPQLSESLVRQMVECPYETRSDSFYFVENRLVMHNKADYAYNGGQ, from the exons ATGAGCGGAACCAAAGCCCGCAGCGACACGCCTGTTGCTGAAAATGTCTCCGGTGGCGGCCACAGCACTGCTGCTCCTTCGCGGGACCGCAAGCCTGGCGGAGGGGTTCTGAAGAGGCTCAAGTCCCGGAGGAGCCAGGTGGACAGCAGGCCCGTCACGGAGGAAGACCTGCGGACACAAAGTGGACACATCACGCCGGAGGATGTGTTAGGACTGCGGGTGGCTACTCGAG GGTACCTCTGTAAACCTGAGGACAATATTTATAACATTGACTTCGTACGCTTTAAGATCAGAGACCTGGAGACAGGCACTGTCCTTTTTGAGATTGCCAAACCCCCACATACAG ATGATGAGGAGAACAGAGAGGCAGATGCGTGCGCAGGCCGATTTGTACGCTACCAGTTCACCCCAGCCTTCCTGCGCCTGAGGACCGTGGGAGCTAC GGTGGAATTCACAGTTGGAAACCGGCCTTTAAACAACTTTCGCATGATCGAGAGGCACTACTTCCGCGATCACCTGCTGAAGagctttgactttgactttggtTTCTGTATCCCAAACAGCCGTAACACCTGTGAGCATATCTATGAGTTCCCTCAGCTGTCTGAGAGCCTGG tCCGTCAGATGGTGGAGTGTCCTTATGAGACCCGGTCAGACAGCTTCTATTTCGTCGAGAACAGACTGGTCATGCACAACAAGGCAGACTATGCTTATAACGGGGGACAGTGA
- the LOC117943924 gene encoding protein unc-119 homolog B-like isoform X1: MSGTKARSDTPVAENVSGGGHSTAAPSRDRKPGGGVLKRLKSRRSQVDSRPVTEEDLRTQSGHITPEDVLGLRVATRGYLCKPEDNIYNIDFVRFKIRDLETGTVLFEIAKPPHTEDDEENREADACAGRFVRYQFTPAFLRLRTVGATVEFTVGNRPLNNFRMIERHYFRDHLLKSFDFDFGFCIPNSRNTCEHIYEFPQLSESLVRQMVECPYETRSDSFYFVENRLVMHNKADYAYNGGQ; the protein is encoded by the exons ATGAGCGGAACCAAAGCCCGCAGCGACACGCCTGTTGCTGAAAATGTCTCCGGTGGCGGCCACAGCACTGCTGCTCCTTCGCGGGACCGCAAGCCTGGCGGAGGGGTTCTGAAGAGGCTCAAGTCCCGGAGGAGCCAGGTGGACAGCAGGCCCGTCACGGAGGAAGACCTGCGGACACAAAGTGGACACATCACGCCGGAGGATGTGTTAGGACTGCGGGTGGCTACTCGAG GGTACCTCTGTAAACCTGAGGACAATATTTATAACATTGACTTCGTACGCTTTAAGATCAGAGACCTGGAGACAGGCACTGTCCTTTTTGAGATTGCCAAACCCCCACATACAG AAGATGATGAGGAGAACAGAGAGGCAGATGCGTGCGCAGGCCGATTTGTACGCTACCAGTTCACCCCAGCCTTCCTGCGCCTGAGGACCGTGGGAGCTAC GGTGGAATTCACAGTTGGAAACCGGCCTTTAAACAACTTTCGCATGATCGAGAGGCACTACTTCCGCGATCACCTGCTGAAGagctttgactttgactttggtTTCTGTATCCCAAACAGCCGTAACACCTGTGAGCATATCTATGAGTTCCCTCAGCTGTCTGAGAGCCTGG tCCGTCAGATGGTGGAGTGTCCTTATGAGACCCGGTCAGACAGCTTCTATTTCGTCGAGAACAGACTGGTCATGCACAACAAGGCAGACTATGCTTATAACGGGGGACAGTGA